The genomic segment TGAGCCAGCTACGGTGAGATTACCATTGACCTGTTCATTACCGTTAATAACTACTAGGCCAGTAGCAGCTGTTGGTTTGGCGGGGCTGAGATTATTCAGATCGAAGGTAGTAGAGCCAAACTGGTCACTTAGGTTGGAGGGGCTGGCTTGGTAGCGGGCCACAACATAGATTAAGTAAGCACCTATTAGAATTGGCAGTATGGCCAAGCAAGCAACAATTAAGGCCATTGTGCGGCTGTGCAAAAAATGTCTAGGTTTGGCAGATTTACTAGATTTGGATTTGTTCTCGGTTGGTTCTAATGGCTGCATTAACTTCCCCTAAAATGCCTGCCAATAAAAGCTCTTGTCACTTTGCTCTGGGGCAGAAAGCTGTAGGTCGAATCCGCCTGATGTTACATTGGTAGCTCTATATTGCCCGCTCAGGAAATCTCTAGGGGTTAAAGTTACATTTGGTGTTGCGCTAAATCCAGATGGGAAAGCTACATGAATGCTTGTGCTCCCGGCCGGTATTGTTACCGTACCGGTGTTTTTGCTTACACCGCCGCTACCAAGCTGTAGGCGACCATTAACCTGAACAACCCCATCAAACTCCGCCCCGCCCACGAACTTAACATCACCGCTCAGGGTGGTGGGGCCAGTTAGAGTGGTTTGGCCATTGACTGTTAGGCCCTGTTTGAGGGTAGTTGGCTGGTTGAGGGTGATGGCATTGGGTTTAGTAGTGTCAATGGCAGCATTTAGAGCACTAAGCTTGGTGTTGGCGTCTTTAAGCCCGGCAATAGTAAAGGTTAGCAGTCGACCCTGATTAATCATCTTGTAGCCAGTGGTTGGGTCAACACCGACAGCAGCTGGGAAGATCTTTTCGACGTCTTGAGCAATGAAGCCGTATTGCAAACTACTATCACCGCTGGCTTCGGCCGTCCAATTATATGTAACTGGTCGCAGAGCACCAATTTGATCGAGTACACCGAGTGTGTCCATATTAACTATATTTGTCTTTAACTGTTCATCCGACGTGCAAGACCAGCCAGTGCCGACTTGGACGGTGCACTGGTTAATCCCGTCCGAGCCAGTGAACTTAGCCACATTGGTATTAGCTCCAGTATCGATGCCGAATATTTGTCCGCTTGTGGAATTCAGAACCTGGAAAGCCGTAAAACTACTGCTAGTATTGGCTGTATTCTGAAAGGTGGCATAACCGGTACCGCCAGCAAAGCTCGCTACAGTGGAAAGACTGCGTAAAGTACTGCCGCTAGCCCCAGCGGCAGAGGTTTGGAAGTTAATAGCCCCGCCAATGGCTGAACCCGTGCCTCTACCAAGAACCGATAGCAATCCCATTATCTCCAGTGCCACCATTGCTCG from the Candidatus Saccharibacteria bacterium genome contains:
- a CDS encoding tail fiber domain-containing protein, giving the protein MVALEIMGLLSVLGRGTGSAIGGAINFQTSAAGASGSTLRSLSTVASFAGGTGYATFQNTANTSSSFTAFQVLNSTSGQIFGIDTGANTNVAKFTGSDGINQCTVQVGTGWSCTSDEQLKTNIVNMDTLGVLDQIGALRPVTYNWTAEASGDSSLQYGFIAQDVEKIFPAAVGVDPTTGYKMINQGRLLTFTIAGLKDANTKLSALNAAIDTTKPNAITLNQPTTLKQGLTVNGQTTLTGPTTLSGDVKFVGGAEFDGVVQVNGRLQLGSGGVSKNTGTVTIPAGSTSIHVAFPSGFSATPNVTLTPRDFLSGQYRATNVTSGGFDLQLSAPEQSDKSFYWQAF